The Anguilla anguilla isolate fAngAng1 chromosome 4, fAngAng1.pri, whole genome shotgun sequence genome has a window encoding:
- the crispld1a gene encoding cysteine-rich secretory protein LCCL domain-containing 1 — MKCASQEWLRGMALLFLSRTVVSMAIPNSTHLESMLEKYMDEDGEWWASKQRGKRAIAESDMQAILDLHNKLRGQVYPQASNMEYMVWDTELERSAEAWAETCLWEHGPEGLLPHIGQNLGVHYGRYRPPTSHVQSWYNEVKYYSYPYPQECNPHCPFRCSGPICTHYTQLVWATSSRIGCAVNLCYNMDVWGHVLPKAIYLVCNYSPKGNWWGHSPYKHGTPCSACPPSYGGVCRENLCYKDDGVDRTYPTNRREETVESNYIEPEVPRTPEPEPRVQAPTASPNEDLEKNEVVTSQQMSQLVTCETKLRDKCKGTTCNRYECPAGCLDSDKGKVIGTVYYEMQSSICRAGLHYGVIDNEGGWLDVTRQGRKEYFIKSNKNGVQSLGKYLSANAFTVSKVTVKAITCQTTVAELCPYQKPASHCPRIYCPSNCMQENPDIARVIGTLTYADTSSICRAAIHAGILESQSGGWLDVMPVDNKRQYIASYQNGIYSESLQNPPGGKAFRIFGVI, encoded by the exons ATGAAGTGTGCATCTCAGGAATGGCTGAGAGGGATGGCACTGCTATTTTTATCCCGCACAGTTGTCTCAATGGCTATCCCGAATTCTACACATTTGGAGTCAATGTTAGAAAAGTACATGGATGAAGATGGAGAATGGTGGGCTTCCAAACAGAGGGGGAAAAGGGCCATCGCTGAAAGTGACATGCAAGCCATCCTTGATTTGCATAATAAGCTCAGGGGTCAAGTCTATCCGCAGGCTTCAAATATGGAGTACATG GTTTGGGATACTGAGCTGGAGCGCTCTGCAGAAGCTTGGGCAGAAACATGCTTGTGGGAACATGGCCCTGAAGGCCTTCTTCCTCATATTGGACAGAATCTCGGGGTGCACTATGGCAG ATACCGGCCCCCTACATCTCATGTTCAGTCTTGGTATAATGAAGTGAAATACTATAGTTATCCATACCCACAAGAGTGTAATCCGCACTGTCCCTTCCGCTGTTCTGGGCCAATCTGCACTCATTACACACAG CTTGTTTGGGCAACCAGCAGTCGGATTGGTTGTGCAGTCAACTTATGTTACAACATGGACGTGTGGGGTCATGTCTTGCCTAAAGCCATTTACCTGGTTTGCAATTACTCACCAAA GGGCAATTGGTGGGGACATTCCCCATACAAACATGGCACCCCCTGCTCTGCATGCCCTCCCAGCTATGGTGGAGTCTGTAGGGAGAACCTCTGCTACAAAG ACGATGGTGTGGATAGAACCTACCCAACAAACAGAAGAGAGGAAACAGTAGAGAGCAACTACATTGAACCTGAGGTACCAAGAACGCCAGAACCTGAACCAAGGGTTCAGGCCCCAACCGCATCTCCTAATGAGGACCTGGAGAAGAACGAGGTGGTGACCTCGCAGCAGATGT ctcagCTTGTAACATGTGAGACGAAGCTACGTGATAAATGTAAAGGGACAACTTGTAATAG GTATGAATGTCCAGCTGGATGCTTAGACAGTGATAAAGGGAAAGTTATAGGCACGGTGTATTATGAAATG CAATCGAGCATTTGCAGAGCCGGTTTGCATTATGGAGTAATTGACAATGAAGGAGGCTGGCTGGATGTCACAAGACAAGGCCGAAAGGAGTACTTCATCAAATCCAACAAAAATGGAGTTCAGTCTTTAGG AAAGTACCTGAgtgcaaatgcatttacagtatcAAAAGTGACAG taAAAGCTATCACGTGTCAGACTACAGTTGCAGAATTGTGTCCATACCAAAAGCCTGCCAGTCACTGTCCAAG GATATACTGTCCCAGCAACTGCATGCAAGAAAACCCTGACATTGCGAGGGTTATTGGAACATTAACATATGCAGAT ACATCCAGTATATGTCGAGCTGCAATCCATGCTGGCATCCTTGAGAGCCAATCGGGTGGCTGGTTGGATGTGATGCCTGTGGACAACAAAAGACAATACATTGCCTCTTATCAAAATGGGATATACTCAGAAAG CCTGCAGAATCCCCCTGGAGGCAAGGCTTTCAGAATATTCGGGGTCATTTGA